CATATATGTGGCGCTGCTGAGCACGAAAAGCGGGGCGGCGGCCTCGCTCCTCATGGCCCACTTGGGGTGGTGGGCCGGCGACGTCGTTCCGTTTGTCATTGGTACGGCAGTCTATCTGTTCGGGAAGAAGCCCAATCGCGAAGAGATTCAATCGCGCATGGCCGCAGCAAGGGCTGAGGTCAATGCCACGGATGTTAGTCTGCATCTTTCGACGGATGAGATACGCACGTATCGCGGCAACCTGATTGATTGCGCGGTTGCAGGAATTGCAGCGGGGCTGCTTTCAGGTGCGTTTATCGGGTTAGGCGAGGCGGGCTGGCTTGCACACCGACTTCAGGGGCTGGAGGAAGTGAATCTCTTTTGGTGGGGGCCGCTTGTCTACGGACTGCTGTTTGCGGGGATGGGTCTTGGGGTCGCGGGTGCGCTGGCCTTTCTCGCATTGGTTCGCGATCGATTCCCTCGCGCAGTGTGGACGCTTGCCCTGAGTACCTGGGGAACAATGTTTGTAGGTATTGTGGTCATCGGCAGATTCCGGATATTCAGGGACGTGCTGGGCGAACACCCATTGTCCATGAACCAAAATCTCCAGTTGCTGGGAGCGGCCGCGGGGATAGGTCTGGTTGTCGCCGTGGTATTCGCGCTCCTCTTTGCAGTTCTGGGCTCTTCGCGTGTTCGGATGGCTGTGGTCGCTCTGTTGATCTACGGGCTACTCGTCGCCGGAGGCGCGGTTGCCGCTTCGCGCTACGTTCACACTTCCAATGCACCGGTCTTGGCGGATAAGAAGCCTACAGGTCCGAACATCATCCTGGTGGCCGTCGATACGCTTCGGGCGGACTATCTGAAGGTGTATTCGGGCGATGCGGCTGTGGCGAAAACTCCGGCTGTGGATGCGTTCCGAAGCGATGCGGTACTTTTCCGGCACACGTTTGCCCAGTCGTCGTGGACAAAGGCATCGTTTGCCACGATATTTTCCGGACTGTATCCAGAGACTCACTCGGCGGTGCACAAAGATTCGATGTTGCCGAGTGCGGTAACGACGTTTCCGGAAGTACTCCACGAGGCGGGGTACTTCACGCAGGGGTTCCCGAACAATCCGAATATTGCCGATGCATACAACTATGGACAAGGCTTCACGGAATATACGTATCTGAAGCCAAGACTGTTGCTTGGGGCGACGGAGTCTGTTGACAAGCTGGCCTTGTACCAGGTCGTGAGACGTGTTTATCAGAAGTTTGTCGATAAGCTGACGGGCGGAAAACTGAATGTGATGGATTTCTACCAGCCCGCGGAGGTCGTGACAGACAAGGCGCTCGATTGGGTAGCGGGCGAGCAACGCCCGAAGGACCGGCCCTTCTTGTTGTTTCTCCATTACATGGATCCTCACGATCCGTATATGGACCACGAGAATCCAGGGAAAGGATACGCACGTGCACGCATGCCCAATCCCGATCCCGAGAAATACCTTGACGAGTTCAAGAAGTTGTACAACGGAGAGATCGAGTATTTTGACCAACACTTTGGGCGCTTGGTCGAGGGACTTAAGTCGCAGGGAGTGTACGACAACTCGGTGATCGTCTTCGTGGCGGACCACGGCGAAGAGTTCTACGAGCATCAAGGTTGGTGGCACGGATTGAGCCTGTATGATGAACAGATCGCGGTGCCACTTATCATTAAGCTGCCTGGCAACAACCTTTCAGGGAGCGAGACGTCGGGTCTATCGCGTTTGGTGGACATTGCCCCCACTCTGCTTCAGACTGCGGGATTGCCCAAAATCGAAGCAATGCAAGGGGAATCGCTTTTTACCGTCGATCAGAGTTCGTTGGCTCCGAGCGCACCTTCGTATGTGTATGGTCATCTGGATTTCGAGGGGATCCTGCTGCGCTCTGTACGTACAATGACGGAGAAGCTTGTTTTGGCAAATCCGGAGAACAAGCGGAAGTATCAACCCGTGGAATTGTACGACCTTGTTGCTGACCCCGGCGAGAAGACAAACATTGCAGGTCAAGGCAAAGAGTTTGAGAAGACGTTGTCGGATACCGTGGCGGGAATGCAGGAGTTTGTTAAGGGTGGAGCGGTGCCGCCTGAATTCAACACCGACGATACCGACAACAGGCAGCAGTTAAAAGACATTGGTTACCTGAACTGAGGCAATTGCGAGAGGCTGCGAATAGACTATGCGAATAGCAGTGATTGGTACCGGCCACGTAGGTTTGGTTGTCGGAACAGGTCTTGCTGACACCGGACACAACGTAACGTGCGTCGATATCGACGAGGAGAAGATTGCGGGCCTGAAGAACGGAAAGACTCCGTTCTACGAACCCGGACTGGAAGAATTGATCACGCGGAATGTGGAAGAGGAACGCCTTCATTTTACAGCCGATCTGGAGGCGACAATTCCGAACGTGCTTCTCGCATTCATCTGTATTGCGACACCAGGTCTGCCTGACGGCAGCGCGGATACATCGAACGTGTTCGAGGCCGTTGAACGGGTAGCGCGGGCCATGAACGGGTATTGCATCATCGTGCTGAAAAGCACGTGTCCGGTAGGTACAACGGAACTGATCAAAGAACGGCTTTCCTCCATCACCAAGCACCCGTTCGATGTTGTGGTCAACCCGGAGTTTCTGCGACAAGGTTCCGCCGTAGACGATTTCATGCGACCGGATCGAATCGTGGTCGGATGCGAAGACGTGCGCGTGCAGGAAATCATGAAGGAGTTGTATGCGCCATTCCTTAGAACGGGCAAGCCTCTGCTCAACATGAGCATCCGCAGCGCGGAGATGGTGAAGTATGCAGTAAACGGCATGCTGGCGGCGCGCATATCGTTCATGAACGAATTGGCCGCCATTAGCGCGGCATACGGCGCTGACATCAGCGAAGTCCGCGAGGGACTCAGTTCAGATAGCCGTATCGGCGCTTCGTATCTGTTTCCAGGATTGGGCTTTGGAGGCTCTTGCCTGCCCAAAGACGTGGTAGCGTGTTCGCGGCTTGCTCAGGCCAAAGGCATTACAAGCCACATGCTCGATGCCATCACGAGAGTGAACGATGAGCAGCAGATGCGATTTATCCACGCGATCAGGGACTTCTATGGCGCGGACATTTCGCAGAAGCGAATTGCCGTTTGGGGGGCAAGTTTCAAGCCTCGAACAGACGACCTTCGCAGCGGTCCTGCCTTGCGCGTGATCGATGCGCTGCTGGAAGCCAAAGCGACGGTTGTCGTCTATGACCCCGTGGCAGAGACCGGGTTGCGCGCCATGTACGGTTCACGAATAGAGATCGCGCCCAAGAACTATGCCGCTCTGGAGAACGCCAACGGACTTGTCATCGTGACGGAATGGAACGAATTCCGGCGCCCCGACTATGACCGGATGGCATCTCTGATGAAGGATAAAGTGATCTTCGATGGAAGAAACCTGTACACGCCCAAGACCTTGCGTGACCTTGGTTTTACTTATTTCAGCATTGGAAGGGCATCTTCGTGAGGGCCGACCGTAGATGAGCAAGGTTGCACTTGTAACGGGGGCAAGTGGTTTTGCCGGATCGTATTTGTCTGAATACCTGAAGTCGCAGGGTTGGGATGTCCGGCGCGCGGTGAATCCCGATGCTGCGGAAGACGTGGACGCCTTCCCTTGCGATATCACTGACGCGGACCGAGTTCGTCGTCTTGTGAAATGGGCTTGCGACGCGACACACGTATTCCATCTTGCCGCCGTGACGTTTGTGCCATTTTCCTCGCGGAACCCCGCTGACACGATGGCGGTCAACGTCGAAGGCACGATTCTGCTCGCATCGGCGTTGCGGGAGGTAAATGCGGCCGCGCGGATGGTTTTTGTTGGCAGTGCGGCTGTCTACGGAATTCCCGAATCGCTCCCCATAACAGAGTCGCATCGTATTTCGCCCCGGGAGCCGTACGCTATTTCCAAGGCGGCGGCAGACGCGTATTGCGAGTATCTTTCTCGAGGCGAGAATGTCGATATTGTCAGGGCGCGGCCCTTCAATCATTCGGGCCCCGGTCAGCCGGAGACATTTGTGCTGTCAAGTTTCGCGAAACAGATAGCGGATATTGAGGCCGGGCGAGCCGAACC
This DNA window, taken from Candidatus Hydrogenedentota bacterium, encodes the following:
- a CDS encoding UDP-glucose/GDP-mannose dehydrogenase family protein; translated protein: MRIAVIGTGHVGLVVGTGLADTGHNVTCVDIDEEKIAGLKNGKTPFYEPGLEELITRNVEEERLHFTADLEATIPNVLLAFICIATPGLPDGSADTSNVFEAVERVARAMNGYCIIVLKSTCPVGTTELIKERLSSITKHPFDVVVNPEFLRQGSAVDDFMRPDRIVVGCEDVRVQEIMKELYAPFLRTGKPLLNMSIRSAEMVKYAVNGMLAARISFMNELAAISAAYGADISEVREGLSSDSRIGASYLFPGLGFGGSCLPKDVVACSRLAQAKGITSHMLDAITRVNDEQQMRFIHAIRDFYGADISQKRIAVWGASFKPRTDDLRSGPALRVIDALLEAKATVVVYDPVAETGLRAMYGSRIEIAPKNYAALENANGLVIVTEWNEFRRPDYDRMASLMKDKVIFDGRNLYTPKTLRDLGFTYFSIGRASS
- a CDS encoding GDP-mannose 4,6-dehydratase, producing MSKVALVTGASGFAGSYLSEYLKSQGWDVRRAVNPDAAEDVDAFPCDITDADRVRRLVKWACDATHVFHLAAVTFVPFSSRNPADTMAVNVEGTILLASALREVNAAARMVFVGSAAVYGIPESLPITESHRISPREPYAISKAAADAYCEYLSRGENVDIVRARPFNHSGPGQPETFVLSSFAKQIADIEAGRAEPVIHVGNIDTARDFLHVSDVVRAYELLALKGVVGEAYNICSGRAHTVRDALDMLLGQSKASISVRVDPDRLRAVDIPVVYGSHERLTQCTGWTPSVTFEEMLMDLLAYWRREGCAPGKAL
- a CDS encoding sulfatase-like hydrolase/transferase, with translation MAKRALSFLVKVVITGGMFAVLFWPEKFGLSADQFRGVKPADLLRELSQVETHNILLWLCLAAMMRILGMLCGILRWRLLLLAQGLKIPFLYLTRSWFIGRAIGIFLPGTLGLDGYRLFDSSRYTGDVIKSTTVIAVEKLTGFIALTFLVFVTFPLGFRMFDMKLPVLLGILAVLGTFVVVSFVALLNPRVIQVAVAVLPTPGKIRSKFDRIGAAVSAYSGNRAQLVLAVGLGICVHFATCLVFFCTMTAIRAQNTTMSDILFATPLMIYGTVLGPSVGGEGIREIIYVALLSTKSGAAASLLMAHLGWWAGDVVPFVIGTAVYLFGKKPNREEIQSRMAAARAEVNATDVSLHLSTDEIRTYRGNLIDCAVAGIAAGLLSGAFIGLGEAGWLAHRLQGLEEVNLFWWGPLVYGLLFAGMGLGVAGALAFLALVRDRFPRAVWTLALSTWGTMFVGIVVIGRFRIFRDVLGEHPLSMNQNLQLLGAAAGIGLVVAVVFALLFAVLGSSRVRMAVVALLIYGLLVAGGAVAASRYVHTSNAPVLADKKPTGPNIILVAVDTLRADYLKVYSGDAAVAKTPAVDAFRSDAVLFRHTFAQSSWTKASFATIFSGLYPETHSAVHKDSMLPSAVTTFPEVLHEAGYFTQGFPNNPNIADAYNYGQGFTEYTYLKPRLLLGATESVDKLALYQVVRRVYQKFVDKLTGGKLNVMDFYQPAEVVTDKALDWVAGEQRPKDRPFLLFLHYMDPHDPYMDHENPGKGYARARMPNPDPEKYLDEFKKLYNGEIEYFDQHFGRLVEGLKSQGVYDNSVIVFVADHGEEFYEHQGWWHGLSLYDEQIAVPLIIKLPGNNLSGSETSGLSRLVDIAPTLLQTAGLPKIEAMQGESLFTVDQSSLAPSAPSYVYGHLDFEGILLRSVRTMTEKLVLANPENKRKYQPVELYDLVADPGEKTNIAGQGKEFEKTLSDTVAGMQEFVKGGAVPPEFNTDDTDNRQQLKDIGYLN